Proteins encoded in a region of the Acidimicrobiales bacterium genome:
- a CDS encoding HAD-IA family hydrolase: protein MSPTSAGGAAPARLEAVVFDVDGTLVDSERHGHRVAFNLAFEEFGLPYRWDEEEYGQLLRTTGGRRRIEQYLARHGVGEAERADLAAELHDRKTAVMKELIAEGRVQARPGATRLLGELAGAGVALAVATTGSRGWVGNVLEKCAPGVEFAVTVAGDEVSARKPDPEAFSRAVELLGVAPASVVAVEDSAEGLESATGAGLRCAVVVNAYTADHDLGAADLVLDGFGEPGRPATVVADRRDTGCTGVLDHATLARLLR, encoded by the coding sequence TTGAGCCCGACGTCGGCCGGTGGCGCCGCCCCGGCGCGCCTCGAGGCCGTGGTGTTCGACGTGGACGGCACGCTGGTGGACAGCGAGCGCCACGGGCACCGGGTGGCGTTCAACCTGGCCTTCGAGGAGTTCGGCCTGCCCTACCGGTGGGACGAGGAGGAGTACGGGCAGCTCCTGCGCACCACCGGGGGCCGCCGCCGCATCGAGCAGTACCTGGCCCGCCACGGGGTGGGGGAGGCGGAGCGGGCGGACCTGGCGGCGGAGCTCCACGATCGCAAGACGGCGGTCATGAAGGAGCTGATCGCCGAGGGGCGGGTGCAGGCGCGCCCGGGTGCCACCCGACTGCTGGGCGAGCTGGCGGGGGCCGGCGTGGCCCTGGCCGTCGCCACCACGGGCAGCCGGGGATGGGTGGGCAACGTGCTCGAGAAGTGCGCGCCGGGCGTGGAGTTCGCGGTGACCGTCGCCGGGGACGAGGTGTCCGCCCGCAAGCCGGACCCCGAGGCGTTCTCGCGGGCCGTCGAGCTGCTGGGCGTCGCCCCGGCGTCGGTCGTCGCCGTCGAGGACTCGGCGGAAGGCCTGGAGTCGGCGACCGGCGCCGGCCTGCGGTGCGCCGTGGTCGTGAACGCGTACACGGCCGACCACGACCTCGGTGCCGCCGACCTCGTGCTCGACGGCTTCGGCGAGCCGGGGCGTCCGGCCACCGTGGTGGCCGACCGCCGTGACACCGGCTGCACCGGCGTGCTCGACCACGCCACGCTCGCCCGCCTGCTCCGCTGA